A DNA window from Polynucleobacter sp. AP-Titi-500A-B4 contains the following coding sequences:
- a CDS encoding mandelate racemase/muconate lactonizing enzyme family protein produces the protein MKITQATIFPLSIPLIEPIKMAKELIVDAKTVLLCLTDDEGRQGWGEASVAPLMTGETLDSLLASVKYLVEKARAIDWNDPALFSKSCDAILYGNPSAKSCLEMALLDLYTQKKSISLWKYLRSLNGDVDTSDPAEIPLLRMLGGTLEKEMADAKSFREAGFKYWKIKTGSLSLEEDLHRVEILSGLLEGDVISVDANGAMSLENAIRFCGSPQASKLSFAEQLINADSALADFATLKQRSVIPIALDESIHGSNEIEEFMKAKALDGASLKLIKTGGVLEAWNCAQLLRANQLKLNLACKVAETSLSGAATASIGFAIGEVPWGFSMSNQYLRFDICDRPLSAKRGHLDVAQLNDVGVGVTPNLERVKDAVAQGYSIIQY, from the coding sequence ATGAAAATTACTCAAGCAACCATTTTTCCTCTATCGATACCACTGATTGAGCCAATCAAGATGGCCAAAGAGCTTATTGTGGATGCTAAAACTGTATTGCTTTGTTTGACGGATGATGAGGGACGCCAAGGCTGGGGTGAAGCCTCAGTTGCGCCACTCATGACCGGAGAAACTCTCGATAGTCTATTGGCTAGTGTGAAATATTTGGTAGAAAAAGCGCGCGCAATCGACTGGAATGACCCGGCACTCTTTTCTAAATCCTGTGATGCCATTTTGTACGGCAATCCCTCTGCCAAGTCCTGTCTAGAGATGGCCTTACTAGACTTATATACCCAGAAAAAATCCATTTCTCTGTGGAAATACTTGCGCTCATTGAATGGCGATGTTGATACCTCAGACCCAGCTGAGATTCCATTGCTGCGTATGCTGGGTGGAACGCTAGAGAAGGAGATGGCTGATGCCAAATCTTTTCGCGAGGCTGGATTTAAATATTGGAAAATTAAGACAGGTTCTTTATCGCTTGAAGAAGATTTGCATCGGGTGGAGATACTTTCAGGTCTGCTAGAAGGAGATGTGATTTCAGTGGACGCCAATGGCGCCATGTCTTTAGAGAATGCCATCCGTTTTTGTGGATCACCACAGGCTAGTAAATTATCGTTTGCAGAACAATTGATTAATGCAGACTCTGCTTTGGCTGATTTCGCAACACTCAAACAGCGCTCAGTTATTCCGATTGCCTTGGATGAATCCATCCATGGTTCAAATGAAATTGAAGAGTTCATGAAGGCAAAAGCACTCGATGGCGCTAGCTTAAAGCTCATTAAGACTGGGGGAGTGCTAGAAGCCTGGAACTGCGCGCAACTCTTGCGAGCAAACCAGCTCAAGCTTAACCTTGCCTGCAAAGTAGCAGAAACATCTCTCTCTGGGGCTGCAACAGCCTCCATTGGTTTTGCGATCGGAGAGGTTCCTTGGGGGTTTAGCATGTCAAATCAGTATCTGCGTTTCGATATTTGCGATCGCCCATTATCCGCAAAGCGTGGCCATCTCGATGTCGCTCAATTGAACGACGTGGGAGTTGGTGTTACACCTAATCTGGAGCGTGTGAAAGATGCTGTGGCTCAAGGCTACTCCATCATTCAATATTAA
- a CDS encoding tripartite tricarboxylate transporter substrate binding protein, producing the protein MRKIFLALSLISMSFATSAQTQNYPNQPIRLVIPFAAGGPSDVLARGFAPKLGENLGQPIIIENKPGAGANLAAEYVANSKPDGYTLFLMMVGTQAINETLYKKLNYNLVKDFAPVSLVASSSLLFVANPSAPFKTIPELIAYAKAHPNKVSFASSGAGTPLHLGGELFNTQAGTDILHVPYKGAAPALTDVLGGQIETALVGTPAALPYVRSGKLIPLGITSLKRSPNAPEIPAISEYLPKFEVELVYAIVAPANTPKAIVDKLNAQLISVLNNPEIKGQINGKGFEIITSTPNQLGEYIKSEVAKWGPIVKKSGATAE; encoded by the coding sequence ATGAGAAAAATCTTTTTAGCATTGTCGCTGATCAGCATGAGCTTTGCCACCAGTGCTCAAACCCAAAACTACCCGAATCAACCCATCAGGTTGGTGATTCCATTTGCCGCAGGGGGTCCATCAGATGTTTTGGCCAGAGGTTTTGCCCCAAAGCTTGGTGAAAATCTTGGTCAGCCTATCATCATTGAAAACAAACCTGGTGCTGGCGCTAACCTTGCCGCCGAATATGTAGCCAACTCTAAACCAGATGGTTACACCCTATTTCTGATGATGGTGGGTACGCAAGCGATTAATGAAACCTTATATAAGAAACTAAATTACAACTTGGTTAAGGACTTTGCACCAGTAAGCCTGGTTGCATCCTCATCATTATTATTTGTTGCAAACCCTTCTGCGCCATTTAAAACCATTCCAGAACTAATTGCTTACGCTAAAGCGCATCCAAACAAAGTGAGTTTTGCTTCCTCTGGCGCTGGCACACCCCTTCACCTTGGTGGTGAGTTATTTAATACTCAGGCAGGCACAGACATTCTCCACGTCCCATACAAAGGCGCTGCGCCTGCGTTAACAGATGTACTGGGCGGTCAAATTGAAACTGCACTCGTTGGCACTCCAGCGGCTTTGCCCTATGTACGCTCTGGCAAATTGATTCCACTGGGCATTACTAGTCTGAAACGCTCACCAAATGCTCCCGAGATTCCTGCGATCTCAGAGTACCTCCCTAAATTTGAAGTAGAACTTGTATACGCAATCGTTGCGCCCGCTAATACGCCTAAGGCGATTGTTGATAAGCTCAATGCCCAACTCATTAGCGTTCTCAATAATCCAGAAATCAAAGGCCAAATTAATGGCAAAGGTTTTGAAATTATTACTAGCACACCCAACCAATTAGGCGAATACATCAAATCAGAAGTTGCTAAGTGGGGCCCTATTGTGAAGAAATCTGGCGCGACTGCTGAATAA
- a CDS encoding UxaA family hydrolase: MIEMSEKRLIGPIIRLHPNDNIVVARVDVGIGTEVPSENFTSRSQVPAGYKIATKKILKGEPILKYNVTVGFANTDIEPGTMVHSHNTEFREFDRDYAYSSEFKPTQMLPESERATFQGYVRPNGKVGTRNFIGILSTVNCSATVVNKIADWFTPERLKDFPNVDGVVAFSHDIGCGMEMSGEPMQLLRRTMAGYARHPNLAAALIVGLGCERNQLKGLMEQEDLKEGTNLHTFIMQESGGTRKTIEAGIEAVKALLPEANKAKRETVSASHLTVGLQCGGSDGFSSITANPALGAAIDILSRHGGTGILSETPEIYGVEHTLTRRAASQAVGEKLIKRIRWWKDEYSVGRDVQINGQVSPGNQIGGLANIFEKSLGSSMKGGTGPLMEVYKYAEPVTAKGFVFMDTPGFDPVSATGQIAGGANLIAFTTGRGSMFGSKPAPCIKLATNTPMYQRLTEDMDINCGEILDGTVSVQEMGQRIFELFLRTASGEPSKSELLGLGDYEFVPWQIGVMS, encoded by the coding sequence ATGATTGAAATGTCCGAAAAACGCCTGATTGGCCCAATCATTCGCCTCCACCCTAACGACAATATTGTCGTAGCGCGAGTCGACGTTGGTATTGGCACTGAAGTGCCTAGCGAGAACTTTACAAGTCGCAGTCAAGTGCCTGCTGGATACAAAATTGCCACCAAAAAGATTCTTAAGGGTGAGCCTATTCTGAAATACAACGTGACTGTGGGCTTTGCTAATACCGATATTGAACCAGGCACCATGGTTCATAGCCATAACACGGAGTTCCGTGAATTTGATCGTGACTACGCTTATTCCAGCGAATTCAAACCAACGCAAATGTTGCCAGAATCTGAGCGCGCTACATTTCAGGGCTATGTCAGACCAAATGGCAAAGTGGGTACACGCAATTTCATTGGCATTCTATCTACCGTGAATTGCTCTGCAACCGTTGTGAACAAAATTGCGGATTGGTTTACTCCCGAGCGCTTAAAAGATTTTCCAAATGTAGATGGCGTAGTGGCATTTAGTCATGACATTGGTTGTGGCATGGAAATGAGTGGTGAACCAATGCAGCTTCTTCGCCGCACAATGGCTGGTTATGCGCGTCACCCCAACCTTGCTGCTGCACTCATTGTTGGCTTAGGTTGCGAGCGTAATCAACTCAAAGGTTTGATGGAACAAGAAGACCTTAAAGAAGGTACAAACTTGCATACCTTCATCATGCAAGAATCTGGTGGTACTCGCAAAACGATTGAAGCAGGTATTGAAGCTGTTAAAGCACTTCTTCCGGAAGCAAATAAAGCCAAGCGTGAAACTGTTTCGGCCAGTCACCTCACTGTTGGCTTGCAATGCGGTGGCTCTGATGGTTTTTCTTCCATTACTGCTAATCCAGCATTAGGTGCTGCGATTGATATTTTGTCTCGCCACGGCGGCACCGGAATTTTGTCTGAGACTCCCGAAATCTATGGTGTTGAACACACTCTCACCCGTCGCGCCGCTAGTCAAGCAGTTGGGGAAAAACTCATCAAACGGATTCGCTGGTGGAAAGATGAGTACTCCGTTGGCCGTGATGTACAAATCAATGGTCAAGTCAGCCCCGGAAATCAAATTGGTGGTCTTGCCAATATTTTTGAGAAGTCTTTAGGCTCTTCGATGAAAGGTGGCACAGGCCCACTGATGGAAGTCTATAAATACGCAGAGCCAGTCACCGCTAAAGGATTTGTCTTTATGGATACACCAGGATTTGATCCAGTATCTGCTACCGGGCAAATCGCCGGTGGAGCCAATCTTATTGCCTTCACAACTGGTCGTGGATCCATGTTTGGTTCTAAACCGGCTCCCTGCATCAAATTGGCCACCAATACTCCAATGTACCAGCGACTCACTGAGGATATGGACATCAATTGCGGCGAAATTTTAGATGGTACGGTTTCCGTCCAAGAGATGGGTCAGCGCATCTTTGAGCTATTCCTCAGAACCGCCTCTGGAGAGCCCTCCAAAAGCGAGCTTTTGGGATTGGGCGATTATGAGTTTGTGCCCTGGCAAATTGGCGTGATGAGCTAA
- a CDS encoding DnaJ C-terminal domain-containing protein has product MKFRDYYETLGVARSATEAEIKAAYRKLARKYHPDVNKEAGAEEQFKQIGEAYAVLKDTEKRAAYDRFGENWKNGQDFTPPPNWNEGFEYSDAGYGGGHPGYGGGFEGDQSEFFESLFGRGKHRQGGRGGHSGNTRQGMNFKGQDHHAKILIDLADAYNGAKRTIALHMPTQDASGHVSTQERKLDVSIPKGIKAGQNLRLSGQGGPGIGEGPAGDLYLEIDFHPNPIYRVDGKDVFIDIPLAPWEATLGTTVNVPTPAGSTLELKIPAGTIAGRKMRLKGKGVPSAEPGDLYVVPTIALPPADTDAHKEAYQAFEKAFDFNPRTHLKG; this is encoded by the coding sequence ATGAAATTTAGGGATTACTACGAAACCCTCGGTGTCGCCCGCTCGGCCACCGAGGCAGAGATCAAAGCGGCTTACCGTAAGCTAGCTCGCAAATATCATCCAGACGTCAACAAAGAAGCTGGTGCTGAAGAACAGTTCAAACAGATTGGTGAGGCCTATGCTGTTTTGAAGGACACCGAGAAGCGCGCAGCATACGATCGCTTTGGTGAAAACTGGAAAAACGGCCAAGACTTTACTCCTCCACCGAATTGGAACGAGGGCTTTGAATATTCTGATGCCGGTTATGGTGGTGGCCACCCAGGTTACGGCGGTGGCTTTGAAGGTGATCAAAGCGAATTCTTTGAATCCCTCTTTGGCAGAGGAAAGCATCGTCAAGGTGGCCGCGGTGGTCATAGCGGCAATACTCGCCAGGGTATGAATTTCAAGGGTCAAGATCATCACGCCAAAATTTTGATTGATCTTGCTGATGCTTATAACGGCGCTAAGCGTACGATTGCATTACACATGCCAACTCAAGATGCGAGTGGTCATGTCAGCACACAAGAGCGCAAGCTGGATGTCAGTATTCCCAAAGGTATTAAGGCCGGACAAAACCTCAGGCTCTCAGGCCAAGGTGGTCCTGGCATTGGTGAGGGACCAGCAGGCGATCTTTATCTCGAAATTGATTTCCACCCCAACCCAATCTATCGCGTTGATGGCAAAGATGTCTTCATTGATATTCCATTGGCACCATGGGAAGCCACATTGGGCACTACAGTAAATGTCCCTACCCCTGCGGGGTCTACCTTAGAGCTCAAGATTCCAGCGGGTACTATCGCTGGTCGTAAGATGCGTCTTAAAGGTAAAGGTGTTCCGAGTGCTGAACCTGGCGACCTCTATGTTGTGCCAACGATTGCTCTGCCACCTGCAGATACTGATGCCCACAAAGAGGCTTATCAAGCTTTTGAGAAGGCTTTTGATTTCAACCCTAGAACCCATTTGAAGGGATGA
- a CDS encoding chaperone modulator CbpM yields the protein MNQTNITWIEGSVVENEVHMSIVELSHASRTPEDMIMSWVTEGVLSPSGSSPEDWRFGGDSLRRAKTAAHLAHDLELNVPGVALALDLLDEIAELRSQLKRGN from the coding sequence ATGAACCAAACCAATATCACCTGGATTGAAGGTAGTGTTGTTGAGAATGAAGTGCACATGAGTATTGTGGAACTCTCGCATGCCTCACGCACACCGGAAGACATGATCATGTCATGGGTTACCGAGGGAGTATTGAGTCCAAGTGGCTCCTCACCAGAAGATTGGCGCTTCGGCGGAGACTCTTTGAGAAGGGCTAAGACGGCAGCGCATCTTGCCCATGATTTAGAGCTCAATGTTCCGGGCGTTGCCTTGGCTTTAGACCTGCTTGATGAAATCGCTGAATTACGCTCTCAGCTAAAGCGCGGTAATTAA
- a CDS encoding ATP-binding cassette domain-containing protein translates to MALIVLTDAKLAFGHVDLLANTAFSLESGERVGLIGRNGTGKSSLLKILAGIEKMDDGLLQYQQGLRISYVPQEPIFDAEETVFEAVSKGVAEAKALREEYEALSVGEWDDAAHHRLDEVQSKLEALSGWNWEQRVHETLDRLHLDAEVKISNLSGGTKKRVALARALVEMPDVLLLDEPTNHLDLDSIAWLEELLKEYQGSVILITHDRAFLDNVCTQIVELDRGILRSYPGNFTQYEVLKDQELNAESLANARADKLLAQEEVWIRKGVEARRTRSVARIARLEKLRSSRAERRDAIGQVKLAVSAGDRSGKIVAELDDVSKSYDRPIVKDFTATILRGDKVGLLGPNGAGKTTLLKLILGTIKPDSGTATMGTRIEVAYFDQMREGLDLNASLEDYISPGSEWIEINGNKKHVKSYLSDFLFAPERTNSPVSTLSGGERNRLLLARLFARPANVLVLDEPTNDLDIDTLDLLEQLLQDYKGTVFLVSHDRYFLDNVVTSIIAHEGDGFWREYEGGYEDWKIQKARSDKIRAANSNQKTPPKIEVKPEPVAEVKPVAKSGVQKLNGKERQELETLPLQIEELETEQADIGIAMSNPDLYKNEPELAASMQARLSEITEQLEQKLQRWEQLLSRSES, encoded by the coding sequence ATGGCTTTAATCGTACTCACTGATGCAAAACTGGCTTTCGGCCACGTTGACCTCCTCGCAAATACTGCTTTTTCCCTAGAATCTGGCGAACGCGTTGGCCTTATTGGCCGCAATGGCACTGGCAAATCCTCTTTATTGAAGATCTTGGCCGGTATTGAAAAAATGGATGATGGCTTGTTGCAGTATCAGCAAGGCTTACGCATTTCCTATGTTCCGCAAGAGCCGATTTTTGATGCTGAAGAAACCGTGTTTGAAGCGGTTTCTAAGGGTGTAGCGGAGGCGAAGGCTCTGCGTGAAGAGTATGAGGCGCTGAGTGTCGGTGAGTGGGACGATGCTGCTCACCATCGCTTAGATGAGGTCCAATCAAAGTTGGAAGCTTTAAGTGGTTGGAATTGGGAGCAACGTGTTCACGAAACTCTTGATCGCTTGCATCTAGATGCTGAAGTCAAAATCAGCAATCTTTCTGGCGGAACAAAGAAGCGCGTTGCACTAGCTCGTGCTTTAGTGGAAATGCCTGATGTTCTTTTATTAGATGAACCAACTAACCATTTGGATTTGGATTCGATTGCATGGTTAGAAGAACTTCTTAAGGAGTATCAAGGCTCTGTCATTTTGATTACCCATGATCGTGCTTTCTTGGATAACGTCTGCACGCAAATTGTCGAGCTTGATCGCGGTATCTTGCGCAGCTATCCAGGCAACTTCACGCAATACGAGGTGCTAAAAGATCAAGAGCTTAATGCAGAGTCCCTTGCTAATGCCAGGGCCGATAAATTGCTGGCTCAGGAAGAGGTTTGGATACGCAAAGGGGTGGAAGCGCGCCGTACCCGCAGCGTAGCTCGTATCGCTCGCTTAGAAAAGCTTCGCTCTAGTCGTGCTGAGCGACGAGATGCGATAGGGCAGGTTAAGCTTGCTGTATCTGCTGGCGATCGCAGCGGCAAGATCGTTGCTGAGTTAGACGACGTCAGCAAGTCTTACGATAGACCAATTGTCAAAGATTTCACGGCAACCATATTGCGTGGTGATAAGGTTGGCTTGCTTGGGCCTAATGGTGCGGGCAAAACTACATTACTCAAGTTGATTTTGGGGACGATCAAGCCAGATTCAGGAACTGCCACCATGGGAACTCGTATCGAGGTGGCTTACTTTGATCAGATGCGTGAGGGTCTCGATCTCAATGCTTCACTTGAGGACTACATCAGTCCAGGTAGCGAGTGGATTGAAATCAATGGCAATAAAAAACACGTTAAGAGTTATTTAAGTGATTTCTTATTCGCGCCTGAGAGAACCAATTCACCGGTAAGTACTTTATCTGGTGGCGAGCGTAATCGCCTTTTGCTTGCTCGCCTGTTTGCCCGTCCAGCAAACGTCTTGGTTTTGGATGAGCCAACCAATGACTTGGATATTGATACACTCGATTTGCTCGAGCAATTATTGCAAGACTATAAGGGTACGGTGTTCTTGGTCAGCCATGATCGTTACTTCTTGGATAACGTCGTCACGAGCATCATCGCTCATGAAGGTGATGGATTCTGGCGTGAGTATGAGGGTGGATATGAAGACTGGAAGATTCAAAAGGCCCGTTCAGACAAAATCCGCGCTGCTAATTCCAATCAAAAGACACCTCCTAAGATAGAAGTAAAGCCTGAGCCAGTAGCCGAAGTTAAGCCGGTGGCTAAAAGTGGGGTGCAAAAACTTAACGGCAAAGAACGTCAAGAGCTTGAAACCTTACCTTTGCAAATTGAAGAATTAGAAACGGAGCAAGCGGATATCGGGATTGCGATGAGCAACCCGGATTTGTATAAGAATGAGCCAGAGTTAGCTGCCAGTATGCAGGCCCGTTTGAGTGAGATTACTGAGCAGTTAGAGCAAAAGTTACAGCGCTGGGAGCAGCTCTTAAGCCGCTCCGAAAGCTAA
- a CDS encoding ATP-binding protein — protein sequence MICKLTPSTPRLILFAGHAGTGKSTLAKKALPLIVEKTGEDFFFLDKDTVYGAYSAHVMALTTQNPNDRDSPYYLENLRDWEYQGLLDIAKENLLLGVNVILVGPFSKEIQSGRMFNAEALGMPPQTSISIAWIDLEVDEAKARMQKRGDPRDDWKLAHWDQYVKRRINPPNHESIKRFDNLQFSEPSFEKLIDDLVNQ from the coding sequence ATGATCTGCAAACTCACCCCATCCACTCCCCGCCTTATCCTCTTCGCAGGCCACGCCGGGACTGGAAAGTCCACTTTAGCCAAAAAGGCACTACCCCTCATTGTTGAGAAGACTGGGGAAGACTTTTTCTTTCTGGATAAAGATACGGTTTATGGGGCCTATAGCGCCCACGTGATGGCGCTCACCACCCAAAATCCCAATGATCGTGATAGTCCCTACTATCTTGAGAATTTACGCGATTGGGAATATCAGGGCTTATTGGATATCGCCAAGGAGAACTTATTACTTGGTGTCAATGTGATTTTGGTAGGGCCATTCTCGAAGGAAATTCAGAGTGGCAGAATGTTTAATGCGGAGGCATTGGGAATGCCACCCCAAACCAGTATTTCGATTGCTTGGATTGATCTTGAAGTCGATGAAGCAAAGGCGCGTATGCAAAAACGTGGTGATCCCAGGGATGACTGGAAGCTAGCGCACTGGGATCAATACGTAAAACGCAGAATTAATCCACCGAATCACGAATCAATAAAGCGTTTTGATAATTTGCAATTCAGTGAACCGAGTTTTGAAAAACTCATAGATGACTTGGTAAATCAATAA
- a CDS encoding OmpW family protein: MRLKSLVAAMAAVASLAPIASQAQSASENPWMVRVRATDLIWQNGQTSSVSALNVKAQDKIIPEFDVSYFFTKNIAAELVLTYPQTIQINYGAGQNQLGTIKALPPSLLLQYHFTDLGAFKPYVGAGVNYTIFSSRNNLGNGAYSVGGSSTGVVGQVGADYMFDKNWGLNLDLKYATMSTNVTVTSTGADAGKLTLNPWMPSVGITYKF; the protein is encoded by the coding sequence ATGCGTCTTAAATCACTAGTGGCAGCAATGGCTGCAGTAGCTTCCTTAGCTCCAATCGCATCACAAGCTCAATCTGCCAGCGAGAACCCATGGATGGTGCGCGTGCGTGCAACAGACTTGATTTGGCAAAATGGTCAAACTAGCTCAGTGAGCGCATTAAATGTTAAGGCGCAAGATAAAATTATTCCTGAGTTTGATGTGTCCTATTTTTTCACCAAAAATATCGCTGCAGAATTAGTTTTGACTTATCCGCAAACCATTCAAATTAATTATGGAGCTGGTCAAAATCAACTTGGGACAATCAAGGCATTACCTCCTTCTTTACTGTTGCAATACCACTTCACTGATTTGGGCGCATTTAAGCCTTATGTTGGTGCGGGTGTGAACTACACAATTTTCAGCAGTCGCAATAATCTGGGCAATGGTGCCTACTCAGTTGGCGGTTCAAGCACTGGAGTTGTTGGTCAAGTAGGTGCTGATTACATGTTTGATAAAAATTGGGGTCTAAACCTTGATCTTAAATATGCCACTATGTCTACCAATGTGACTGTTACTTCTACTGGCGCAGATGCTGGCAAGTTGACATTAAATCCTTGGATGCCGTCTGTTGGCATAACTTACAAGTTCTAA
- the hemN gene encoding oxygen-independent coproporphyrinogen III oxidase, which translates to MNSAVSHSKAEAKEALFHPELLQKFDINGPRYTSYPSADRFHSAFSEQDYLGALKRVAKANEPLSLYFHLPFCPNICYYCGCNKIITKDHGRSAKYIKYLAKEMAMVTSAMGTQKKIPITQLHWGGGTPTFLSHEEMTELMHHTREYFELLPSGEYSIEIDPRRVTEQDIALLAELGFNRISLGVQDFNLAVQEAVHRIQTIEETQAVMDWSRKYGFKSRSVDLIYGLPKQTPATFKETVDAVLEMNPDRLSVYNYAHLPHIFKPQRRIAEADLPPAADKLDILSNTIERLGEAGYVFIGMDHFAKPDDELAIAQKEGKLHRNFQGYSTQAECDLLAFGISSIGKVDDCYSQNVRTLDEYYAALDLGHLPVLRGLQLDKDDLLRRELIGELMCQFSLNTKAFSKDHQINFQDYFKTEIEELKSLEEAGLLEWQEGDIYVPIKGRLLARRVAMTFDRHLRESQALGTYSKVL; encoded by the coding sequence ATGAATTCAGCAGTAAGTCACAGCAAGGCGGAAGCTAAGGAAGCTCTCTTTCATCCCGAGCTACTCCAGAAGTTTGATATTAATGGGCCTCGCTATACCTCTTATCCTAGCGCTGACCGTTTTCATAGTGCGTTTTCAGAACAAGATTATTTGGGCGCACTCAAAAGAGTAGCAAAGGCGAATGAGCCTTTATCCCTTTATTTTCATTTGCCATTCTGCCCAAATATTTGCTACTACTGTGGTTGCAATAAGATCATTACTAAAGATCATGGTCGTAGTGCAAAGTACATTAAATATCTAGCTAAAGAAATGGCGATGGTGACTAGTGCAATGGGCACTCAAAAAAAGATCCCCATTACGCAGTTACATTGGGGCGGTGGTACGCCAACATTCTTATCTCATGAAGAGATGACCGAATTAATGCATCACACTCGAGAGTATTTTGAGTTATTGCCTAGCGGAGAATATTCAATCGAGATTGATCCACGTCGAGTAACAGAGCAAGACATTGCTTTGCTTGCCGAGTTAGGCTTTAACCGCATTAGTCTAGGAGTTCAGGACTTCAATTTGGCTGTACAAGAGGCGGTGCACCGGATTCAGACAATAGAAGAGACTCAGGCGGTTATGGACTGGTCTCGAAAGTATGGCTTTAAGTCTCGTAGTGTCGATCTTATCTATGGTTTGCCTAAGCAAACCCCGGCTACTTTCAAAGAAACCGTTGATGCAGTTTTGGAAATGAATCCAGATCGCCTATCGGTCTATAACTATGCTCATTTGCCACATATCTTTAAACCGCAACGCCGTATCGCTGAGGCAGATCTACCCCCGGCTGCAGATAAGTTAGATATTTTGTCCAATACGATTGAGCGCTTAGGTGAGGCAGGCTATGTCTTCATTGGCATGGATCATTTTGCAAAGCCGGATGATGAATTGGCCATCGCCCAGAAAGAAGGCAAGCTTCATCGTAACTTTCAGGGCTACTCTACTCAAGCAGAATGTGATCTTTTAGCCTTTGGTATCTCCTCTATCGGCAAGGTCGACGATTGTTACTCACAAAATGTGCGCACGCTTGATGAGTACTATGCAGCATTGGACCTTGGCCATCTACCTGTCTTAAGGGGCCTGCAACTGGACAAAGATGATTTGCTTCGTCGTGAGTTGATTGGCGAATTGATGTGCCAATTTTCTTTAAATACAAAAGCATTCTCAAAGGATCATCAGATTAATTTCCAGGATTACTTTAAGACTGAGATTGAAGAACTCAAAAGTCTAGAGGAGGCAGGGCTTCTAGAATGGCAAGAGGGCGATATCTACGTGCCGATTAAAGGGCGTCTGCTTGCAAGACGAGTCGCCATGACATTTGATCGCCACCTTCGTGAGTCTCAAGCGCTTGGAACTTATTCCAAAGTACTTTAG